A window of Fictibacillus halophilus contains these coding sequences:
- a CDS encoding FapA family protein has product MDQWFNIKFEDRETQALLLKNEVEIPSGEVTFSRLLAWIESKGIRHGIRNEVLSLVAETLDSFAFPAEIAKGKQPRDGEPAKLIPSFSNEKKLDTNENAKLDFKRLFTIPTAEFGEILARKQNATEGIAGISVFGKVLPAKKGKDLLVKNGENTVYNDSEQCVYASASGEVTFQNNRVNIYPVYRVDGDVSLKTGHIDFVGNVHISGDVPSGFKISAKGDVRVEGVVEAADITTDGNVVIGGGVLGQGKGTVRCGGDFTSLYISQGNVYARGNIMVAQTILHSHCEAESNVTCTSGKGNISGGTCIAGNGISANDIGNDTNSKTLLYIKTNDRMEKEIIQHEQKILELQKNLEKLNHLKIVLIQKNTDQQTINRIVNTISQSNHEIVELQKEIEKCKNSSQSSIQIKGTLHPNVEICIGKYKRKIQSPFSAAKVFIEEKEIVVHTL; this is encoded by the coding sequence ATGGATCAATGGTTTAATATTAAATTTGAAGATCGTGAAACACAGGCTCTTTTATTAAAAAATGAAGTTGAAATTCCATCTGGTGAAGTCACGTTTTCTAGACTTTTAGCTTGGATCGAATCGAAAGGTATAAGACACGGAATTCGAAATGAAGTATTGAGTTTAGTAGCAGAAACTCTAGATAGTTTCGCATTTCCCGCTGAGATTGCAAAAGGGAAACAACCGAGAGATGGAGAGCCTGCAAAACTTATACCCTCCTTCTCAAATGAGAAAAAACTTGATACAAACGAAAATGCGAAGCTTGATTTTAAACGACTTTTTACAATTCCTACAGCTGAGTTCGGAGAGATCTTAGCAAGGAAACAAAATGCAACTGAAGGCATAGCAGGAATAAGTGTTTTTGGAAAAGTGTTACCTGCAAAAAAAGGTAAAGATTTGTTAGTGAAAAATGGCGAAAATACCGTTTATAACGATAGTGAACAATGTGTCTATGCATCAGCGAGCGGAGAGGTTACTTTCCAGAATAATCGTGTAAACATTTATCCGGTTTATCGGGTAGATGGGGATGTTTCTTTAAAGACTGGACATATTGATTTTGTTGGAAATGTTCATATAAGCGGTGACGTACCTTCAGGATTTAAAATATCAGCAAAAGGTGATGTTAGAGTCGAAGGAGTCGTTGAAGCAGCAGATATTACTACAGATGGGAACGTTGTTATAGGTGGCGGTGTTTTAGGTCAAGGTAAAGGAACGGTTCGTTGTGGAGGAGACTTCACTTCCCTTTATATAAGTCAAGGAAATGTATACGCCCGAGGAAACATAATGGTAGCACAAACAATTCTTCACAGTCATTGTGAGGCAGAATCGAACGTTACATGTACGAGCGGTAAAGGAAATATATCAGGTGGCACCTGTATTGCGGGAAATGGAATTTCAGCGAATGATATAGGAAATGATACGAACTCCAAAACGTTATTATACATAAAGACAAATGATAGAATGGAGAAAGAGATCATACAACATGAACAAAAGATTCTTGAACTGCAAAAGAATTTGGAGAAATTAAATCATTTAAAGATCGTGTTGATCCAGAAAAATACAGATCAACAAACGATTAATCGAATTGTAAATACGATTTCTCAATCGAACCATGAGATTGTTGAGCTTCAAAAGGAAATTGAGAAATGTAAAAATTCTTCACAGTCTTCTATCCAAATAAAAGGCACGCTTCACCCAAATGTTGAGATCTGTATCGGAAAATATAAACGAAAAATTCAATCTCCATTCAGTGCAGCGAAAGTATT
- a CDS encoding chemotaxis protein CheC: protein MDFLRIQPIHLDVLREIGNIGAGHAATALSTMLNKAVDMKVPSVNVTSFEEISEMVGGAENVVASVFLRIVGDAPGCMFFMLPVDQAERLLEDLLVGQTVQLTNGDESDISLSALQEVGNILSGSYLTSFSDFTGLNLQPSVPATSIDMAGAILSFGLFEVSTVSDYAIVIDTAFTDIERQDEVKGHFFLLPDPLSFSKIFHALGVPLDE from the coding sequence ATGGATTTTTTAAGAATTCAGCCTATTCATCTGGATGTTTTACGTGAGATCGGAAACATTGGAGCGGGGCATGCAGCGACAGCGTTATCAACGATGCTGAACAAAGCTGTTGATATGAAAGTCCCTTCAGTGAATGTCACCTCATTTGAAGAGATATCTGAGATGGTTGGCGGAGCAGAGAACGTTGTGGCTTCTGTATTCTTGAGAATCGTAGGCGATGCTCCCGGATGTATGTTCTTCATGCTTCCGGTAGATCAAGCTGAGAGACTTTTAGAAGATTTATTAGTCGGCCAAACAGTACAGCTAACAAACGGAGATGAATCTGACATTTCATTATCTGCTCTTCAGGAAGTAGGGAACATTCTATCAGGTTCATATCTGACATCGTTCTCTGATTTTACAGGGCTGAATTTACAGCCATCTGTACCTGCAACGAGTATTGACATGGCTGGAGCAATTTTGAGTTTTGGATTGTTCGAAGTATCTACTGTGAGCGATTATGCCATTGTTATAGATACTGCTTTTACAGATATAGAAAGACAAGACGAGGTAAAAGGTCACTTTTTTCTGTTGCCTGACCCTCTATCCTTCTCAAAAATTTTTCATGCATTAGGAGTTCCGTTGGATGAGTGA
- a CDS encoding chemotaxis protein CheD, producing the protein MSEIIKVGIADINLVSPPNTIRTTGLGSCVGVILFDQVKKIAGMAHIMLPDSSLSKTPTLNEGKYADTAIRSLYDMLIKRGANGKTLKAKIAGGAQMFKFTSGSEMMRIGPRNVERVKEELSALKIPLLASDVGGSSGRTIEFNPENTLLTIKTVNAGTKVI; encoded by the coding sequence ATGAGTGAAATCATAAAGGTGGGAATCGCTGATATTAACCTCGTTTCCCCTCCAAACACAATTAGAACAACAGGTCTTGGTTCATGTGTGGGCGTCATACTCTTTGATCAAGTAAAAAAAATCGCAGGAATGGCGCATATCATGCTTCCGGATTCGTCGCTTTCAAAAACTCCTACGTTAAATGAAGGAAAGTATGCGGATACAGCCATTAGGAGTTTATATGACATGCTGATTAAGAGAGGTGCCAACGGAAAGACGTTAAAAGCAAAAATAGCTGGAGGCGCACAGATGTTTAAGTTCACCTCCGGAAGTGAAATGATGCGAATCGGTCCAAGAAACGTTGAACGTGTTAAAGAAGAACTGTCTGCACTTAAGATTCCTTTGTTAGCAAGTGATGTTGGAGGCTCTAGTGGAAGGACCATTGAGTTCAACCCTGAGAACACTTTATTAACGATTAAAACGGTTAATGCAGGAACAAAGGTAATATAA
- a CDS encoding FliA/WhiG family RNA polymerase sigma factor — MTEPSLLEEQSCWEKWNTSRDREAGDELMRAYLPLVNYHVQRISVGLPKSVNKDELRSLGMLGLYDALKKFEPERDLKFDTYASFRIRGAILDGLRREDWLPRSLREKTKKVEAAIERLEQENLRSVSAKEVADELGYSENEVTTVMSESFLANVLSIDEENKETESREKVSYTIEDKKAITPENSLLQEELHGELALVIKELSEKEQLVVSLFYFEELTLTEIGQVLGLSTSRISQIHSRALFRIRQVLQRYM; from the coding sequence ATGACGGAGCCATCTTTATTAGAAGAACAATCTTGCTGGGAAAAGTGGAACACGAGTCGTGATCGAGAAGCAGGTGACGAACTGATGCGTGCTTATTTACCACTTGTCAATTATCACGTACAACGTATATCGGTTGGTTTGCCTAAAAGTGTTAACAAAGATGAACTCCGATCCCTCGGTATGCTAGGGTTATACGATGCTCTAAAAAAGTTCGAGCCTGAAAGAGATCTGAAATTTGATACATACGCTTCCTTTCGAATACGTGGGGCTATTTTAGACGGCTTACGAAGAGAAGATTGGCTTCCAAGAAGTTTAAGAGAAAAAACAAAAAAAGTTGAAGCTGCCATTGAAAGGCTAGAACAAGAAAATCTTCGTTCCGTTAGCGCAAAAGAAGTTGCTGATGAATTAGGATACTCAGAAAATGAAGTAACAACCGTTATGTCTGAAAGCTTCCTTGCCAATGTTTTATCAATTGATGAAGAGAACAAAGAAACGGAAAGTCGCGAAAAAGTTAGTTATACAATTGAAGACAAAAAAGCGATTACACCTGAAAATAGTTTGTTGCAGGAAGAACTTCATGGTGAGCTTGCATTAGTGATTAAAGAATTATCTGAGAAAGAGCAGCTTGTAGTCAGTTTGTTCTACTTTGAGGAATTAACATTGACTGAAATCGGACAAGTCCTTGGTCTATCTACATCCAGAATATCTCAAATACACTCAAGAGCTCTCTTTCGAATTCGACAGGTTCTACAACGATATATGTAA